DNA sequence from the Dermatophagoides farinae isolate YC_2012a chromosome 10, ASM2471394v1, whole genome shotgun sequence genome:
ATTGCTGTACTTATCGTGCCAAcgctataaaaaaaatttaatgaaaacaaaatttcattacattcTTCACCTAGTCATTGATATAATGATTGCAAACTAACCCatcaaaacaagaaaaaacggGAAAGCTTTACAAAATCATCTCAATCAATTATGACAATCACACATATGTTGATTATCGATCAATAACAATCAATTTGGGAACAAATAtttgaacaaagaaaaaaaattagacattacaatttcaataataaataaatgaatgaatgaatgcttCACTTTTTAAACATtctaatcaataatcaattgtgatcacacaaaataaaaaacggcTTCAAGTTTATGTTaggttttgaatttttattttttatcctTCACACAAACTAACACACTCATATTCACAGATCACAGaaccattttattattattaatttgtaaattatattcatttttgttcgaacaaaatcattagtgaacgaatcatcattctatctacaacaaaacattgaGTGGAGTGGCAAAAATCATGGGCATCACCAATCATTTGTAATTCTTTGTATTTCACAATTTATGtgtataaaataaaatcattatcatcatgttgttCACAAATGAATATGTTATGACTTTTTTCTTAGATCGTCTAATATATcatccattttcaatgaaaatgatacacCACATGAACAGCTTTTATCCGCCAATGGATTATCCACGACACAGAATCCACTACGAATAAGTTCATCTTCATAATCTATTTTCGAACCAAAGAGATAGTCAAGGGATTCACGATCGATAACAACACGTTTGACAAATAGTACATCTTCTTCGTGAttgtaattgattttattatctgtagaaaattcatattcaaatccagaacaaccaccaccacgaaCACCCACACGAAgtaattcattcgaatcgagTACCTCTTCGATACGTTTCAAACATCGGTCCGTTACAATTACGTTATTCGTTTTTGATTCTTGCGGATGATTGATTGGACTAGACTGATTTTCTTGGCcagatgatgacaaaaatctATAAAATTGATGTGACACCAGATGTGTTCTTGCATTCGCTAACAATGACAAGCGAcggcatgatgatgaataatttacaAATTTGATGGTCCGATTAAAAAGCACGAATGAAGTACGAATCAACATTTagtaattttaaattaatatATCAGATTTTGGTGACCAAAATCCGATCGACATGTTGCGAAATTTTGTTGACTATTTTAAAACATCTGATATTTTCACTCTACAAGCTAATTCAATATATTACGATAGATGTCGCTATATCATGCCATTCATTTACACCAGTGATTCCCAACCGGTGGTTCGCGAACCCCTGGGGGTTCGTGGGATATGCAAAAGGATAACTTTGTATGTACTAGAAttttgtaaagaaaaaaccccCGGGGGTAcgcgaagaaaaaaaggttgGGAAACACTGATTTACACATTTGTGTAATGTTTAAATGAACTCGCGAGCGGGAAATAAATGTAAACAAGTTTGTCTcaaaaaggaaaattttGACTTTTATTCCGACTTTACTGGCTCATTTTACAAATCATATAGAGGAACATTTTGGTCATTCAGTGGCaggattgtttttttgaaaaattacatgactgttttgtatttattcatcatcattctcatttgaatgatgtgATCTAATTCCAtttaatagaattttttgtaaTAGCCACCATAATAGGCTGGAGCATATCCATATCCATACCCATATCCGACACCACCCAAACCGTAACCATACGAATAAGCTGGGGCATAGCTATTGCagatgaacgaaaaaaatctttgaacattttgaaatccagaataatcaattgatcaattaccTTGCATAGCTAATAGCTGGAGCATATGATTTGTAATATGGTGCAGCATAACCATAGCTATGATAAGCTGGAACAGAATAAGTTCGGTAAGCTGGAGAAATGGCTTTGTAGTAAGCTGGTCCCCCATATCCATAGCCAACACCACCGAGGAAACCGTAACTGCCATAATATGGCACGGCCGAAGCAACAGCGGCTAAGACCAAAAGAGCGGCCACGAtatatgttttcatttttgttcaaatttgcTTTGAGCAAAATAGTAGCAAATAatagtttttgtttggtttgttaCTGAATGATtttgtccatcatcaatggtcaGCTTTTTATATCTTCTTGGATCGATTTTTACCTCTCTAACTATACGAAAAATACcttcttctttttccttCAAATGAAGATTCATGGCGGAACTTTTCCATTGCATTGTTTATTAAATTAAACATCTACCTGTTCAactcgacacacacacacattttacTCAATACCtacttgttcattttttgcattataattagtttttttcttgcttattattattattatcatcattattgcttTCTGGATAGTTAtcaaacgaaacaaacagGTAGCCCATtatcaatgtcatcatcatcatcatcatcgccgtCGTCATAACCAATGTGATGTTCCAACATACTTTTCATCACAACAAACATGATACATGCACAGTGAATGTGACAAAGAAACACTGAAGACTAGAAGTGTTTGagatattttgtttcattgaatgatgtccaaaaataaaaatcataatcataaaatgatgatgggcaTGATGACGATGGCTACACCCATCATGCTGGAACatcattggccattttttttgttagtttATTTTGCTCATTCAATGTCCAGAAAATCACCATCACTGATACCttgtcatattttttcttttttttctcttaccTTATCACGTCGAtgcaatcaataatttttttcgattcaccATTGTTAGAGTTGTTTTCCAGTTTCTTTACTGGAAATCTTCTGGAATACATtagtggtcatcatcatcgattttgtttgatcGGTGTCGTTCATATTTCCATTTGTCATATCTACATGTTtaagtttgaaaaaaaaaattaatttgcgTGTTTTGACGCCATTCACATGCggcaaaaaacaattttcatcactaAACGTGGTTGGCTGATTCCAAGgaaacagcaaaaaataaaattaattctaccattgtttcaatcaatgttgCTGGATCGAATAACAAAAAGATGTATTTTTCTGGAAAATTAACTACCCACggacaaatgaaatttcaaaaaaaaaaccagaaataatcaaaattaatcataGCCAAATCCAAATTGATGCAAATTAATGCATGTAGCATAAATTATAATGTTTAAAACGGggaaataaattaattttcgtCTATTAGATAACTACCAGCTTCATCATAATTGCTATTGTGTGTGGTTTTGTATTTTTCCACTCAATggatatttattcatttaaaaagGACAACCACATCTGGctgatcatttgatttttctttcattcttgCTTCTTTTCTTGCTTCCCagccaattcattcatcgaaaatgaaaagaaaaattttattagccgaaaaagaaaacgtcCTTCAATTTTGTATGTATACAATCTACATTGTACATTGCTCGTTTCTTTCTTTCGAGAAAATTCATACGTTtgttcttcattcattttggatgTTGGTTGAAAATGACCTCTAATTTGTTGGTTTTAATACTATATGAACACACACGTGAACGAGTACTGAAACACGTATCCAATTTTGTTTCAGAaacaacattgttgttgttgtcgtttttatCCTGTAGGCATCATAGATTTGTGATGAATAGACTTGAATATATTATTTCTGCTTATAATtccaattatcattattcaacaCTGGATATTAACGCAATTCACATCGATCCACCACGCTCATATCAAAATCAAGGTTgttcgtaattttttttatcacgagaaaatcataaaaatgaccaatcaataatgatggaacATTCGAGAAACCAAGATTAATATCGATATGTTCGTTTTACGAATCATATCAaatcattaaatcaaaatgacaaattctACATCTATCATCAACGATGAAATATGTCCCCTTCATAGATGtagattgaaatttgatttcgtttgatttgaattatgattatttgcTTCTTGTCttttgatcaatcgattaatcaagcaaataatcaatcgatcatgGCCATTTCTTTCGATGTTAATGGAATGCCCATCGCAATGTAGAAAGAAGGTGCAAATTATCACATGATATGGTAATTTCCTCATGGATCAagatcaacaataatcaatcaaagcAAAATGccttttcttttcacttcACCATTctttatttgatttattgtcattatcagttttgatgattattttcaatcatcgttttttcattccattatccattcaaattgataatgTATACGatcatgtgatgatgaatcctgATTATAAATTGGCAATTTAGTTTCAACGGTCAAAATATTCgtttgttcatcataattaaaGCGTATGATTCGTGGATCTGATACATgtccattcaatttaaagGAAGTTGGCAGCTTTGGCACACCAagaatattgatgaaatttatgTTTTGTGTTGTTTGATATCCAAGCCATTGTGATTGGATAGTTAATGTATTCtgaattaaaaacaaatcagTTCAGAAAAACTTTCAATATATTCACTATATACTCACATTTACAGCatcaaaattgtaaaaattgtAATGTCCAGTTTTATCTGGATTCAAACTATCACCGGAATCCCAATACAATGATCCTTTGGCAAATGAAGTTTGATTGTCTAGAGCTACAATCAGTAAGAaatcttttgttttcatcaattcCGTATTGTCGTGTGGTTCTTGTGTCGGTATGATTGAACCACCACGAACGAAAACATAATCAATATCGTCatatgaatcattcattgttatGTATTGTCCTTGGCTTTCGAATGATACTTTCCTATTGTACCATGTGCCTTTTGGTAGATAGATTTTAtgctgaaatgaaaaacaacagtTTGTAGTGCACTCAGTAATTATTTGTAAAATATCATGAAACATCTCAAAACAAACCTGAGTCTGGTTAGGGTATAGAATCGGAGCTATCAACACTGAATCGCCCCACATGAATtgtgtttcaatttcatatgTATGTTCATCATGTGGAAATTCGAAAAACATTGGACGCAAAACAGTTCCGCCATTCTTGTGAACATGATAGAACAGTGTGTATAAGTGAGCCAGAAATCTATATCGATATTGAAGTGAACTTCGTGCTGCTCTAATAACACTTTCACCCAAAGCTGCTGGATCTTGATCGATTGCATGGATGTCATTATGATTACGAGCAAACGAATAAAAAGCACCAAGTTGATACCATCGAATACAAAGTTCTTCAGCCGTATTGCCGCCGAATCCACAAATATCAGCTCCTACCATTGGTATGCCAAACATgttgaaattcaatataGATGGTATAGTCCATCTCATTGAAGACCAATCGGAGAGAATATCACCGTTCCAATGATAAGCCCAATGGCCATGTCCAGGTGCTGTAGCGCGAGATATAATAAATGGTCGTTTATTCAATTTAGTCAGTGCCCTGAAATAGATTCGGTTAgattaatcttttttttgtaacacATTTGAATCCAACTTACGCATTCGTAGCCATCGCCATCGATAAGGAATACAAATTGTGCAAATTATAATGTAgttgatcattataatgacgAGCAGTCATGCAAAGGGTTTTATGTCTTAAAGTCAGACTATCATCAGTCATTCCGGGTACGTATTgtggattttcaatttctgatTCAGGACAACCATGCTCTTCACCATTATAAAAATTCGATGGCTCATTCA
Encoded proteins:
- the LOC124489869 gene encoding uncharacterized protein LOC124489869, with translation MKTYIVAALLVLAAVASAVPYYGSYGFLGGVGYGYGGPAYYKAISPAYRTYSVPAYHSYGYAAPYYKSYAPAISYASYAPAYSYGYGLGGVGYGYGYGYAPAYYGGYYKKFY